The Bdellovibrionales bacterium genomic sequence AAGGTGCAGGGTCGTATGGTTTAGCCATTCTTCTGGCGTTGACGATTCGTTGGGCCTTTATGGAAGCTTATGTCATTCCCTCGGGGAGTATGCTTCCCAGTCTTCTCATTAAAGATCATATTTTCGTGAATAAATTCGTTTATGGTTTGCGCGTGCCGTTTAGCGAAAACTGGTTGATGAAGTTACGCATGCCGAAGCGTGGAGAAGTGATTGTTTTTAAATATCCAGAGGACAAAGATACATTTTTTATTAAACGTGTCGTGGGACTTCCCGGTGACAAAGTCGCATTTAAAGATGGTCGGATTTTTGTGAACAACGAAGAAGTGAGAATGACTCCGGCGTCCAGCGAAGGGAATGCCGCTTGGTTGCGAGACAAAGATTTTCAA encodes the following:
- the lepB gene encoding signal peptidase I, whose amino-acid sequence is MFSRKFWTEGAGSYGLAILLALTIRWAFMEAYVIPSGSMLPSLLIKDHIFVNKFVYGLRVPFSENWLMKLRMPKRGEVIVFKYPEDKDTFFIKRVVGLPGDKVAFKDGRIFVNNEEVRMTPASSEGNAAWLRDKDFQEGAPMDTKADYEHYREVLGDVEHDVLLRRGYQEEAPFGPVEVPQNALFVMGDNRNRSRDSRAWGFVPEENILGRAMFVWLSCDESLPVVKFLCNPLEIRWGRLFHWVE